The Oncorhynchus mykiss isolate Arlee chromosome 20, USDA_OmykA_1.1, whole genome shotgun sequence genomic sequence TGTTTCAAATGTAAATCATTTTAATTCTCTGTGTGGTATTCCTGAATGACTACATTGCGGaccatgccagatcttacaagcCTGGATAGGTTTAACATATCAGCATTCCATATCGTATGATAAAGTAAGCTGATGCTCACAGCCATTAGTTAATGGAATGTTTGCAATGCAGCCAGCTTGGAACGTGCCCATCAGCTCCCAACTCTGTAGTGCCAATGACTCCAATATTCAACTGATTAAAACTGAATTGTCCACTACAGCACAGGAACAACCATCTGTTGTTATATTCTAATAATGCAAGTATTTATCTTAACCTGTATTTTACTTCTTGTTTTTTGTTTAattataaaacattcattattCATTAAATCTGCAGGGAAATGAAGCCTTTAACAGAGTTCAGAGATCCTGTTCTTTACACCAGAATGTGTTGTCTTTAACAGAGTCTAGAGATCCTGTTCTTTACACCAGAATAGGTTGTCTTTAACAGAGTCTAGAGATCCTGTTCTTTACACCAGAATGTGTTGTCTTTAACAGAGTCTAGAGATCCTGTTCTTTACACCAGAATGTGTTGTCTTTAACAGAGTCTAGAGATCCTGTTCTTTACACCAGAATGTGTTGTCTTTAACAGAGTCTAGAGATACTGTTATTTGAATCCACAGAGGAAAGTCTTTAATTTGCAGAGTCTGGAGATACTGTTCTCTGAATCCACAGGGCAAATATTAAGAGTCTAGAGATACTGTTATTTACACTAGAAGGTGTTGTCCATGTCACCATATTATCCTTAAGGAGAGTTTCCACTGTGTTCCAATGATAATATACATTCAGATTGGTATTATAATCTTCTTTGTATCAAGGTTCTTCATAAACATTCTCCATGTCTCTGCTCTATACTCCATAAGGATCCTGCGTCCCTTTGATCAGTGACAATATCCATACACTGCTTTATGTTCTATTAGAAGTGTAAAGTGTCCTTCTGATCAGTGATAATATCCAGGGTATCCAAGGTTTTTCACATGATTTTGACCATTGCCCTGTAGAGTCCTGATGGTCATACATGATATTGGTACATCCATGTAGATTTTGGTCAGAGTCAGATGTTCCTGTGTGTCCCGTGTATAATATCCTGAGGGGCATACATACATGGTATGATCCTGGTCTCAGTCATGTATGTTGACATGTAGTTGTGACCTCTGGCAGAGGGAGGGGCAGGGCTGTCTGGTCCGGGAGGACCACCTGCGGGTGAGCGGTCATCACTATAGAAACAGGGCGTCCAAGACCCTGGTTACCATGGTGATGTggtacagagttcctctgtcgtTCCAACCCGAAAGCAGGAGGAGTGTTCGGTATCTGCTTCCTGTACTGGACGAAGCTACAGGTCTTTAGTATGATAGCTAACACATTCTTCCCTATCAGGATCCCACTGACCCGGGCATCCCTATACAGCAGCATGTTACAGCCTCTGATCAATAAGGTTAAAATATTAATGGTGACCAGGCTGAGGATAGGATATAGCATCATCTTGTGTGGGACTATATTGATGCCCTGCATGGAGATCTCACTAAGAGAGACACAGGGAAGGACTAGCAACAGGATGTAACAATAGAAGAACATCAGTCCTTCAGCCCACAGAGGGAGACCTTTCTTCAGGGGTTCCCAGAGATTAGCCTGAATATCCAGGATATCTAGCAGGTCCACCACCACCCAGAACAACCTGAAGACCAGAGAGGAACAAGATCATAAAACAGAAGATGTCTTTATTGTCCATTAACTTGCAAAAAATGAACAAGTCTTAAAGCTCACAACCCCCATCCCccaggacacacaaacacacacccagatggaatgggtcaggtcagtactacctgttagaatgggtcaggtcagtactacctgttagaatgggtcaggtcagttctacctgttagaatgggtcaggtcagtactacctgttggaatgggtcaggtcagtactacctgttagaatgggtcaggtcagttctacctgttagaatggCCCAGGGGCAgttctacctgttagaatgggtcaggtcagttctacctgttagaatgggtcaggtcagttctacctgttagaatgggtcaggtcagtactaactgttagaatgggtcagggcagttctacctgttagaatgggtcagttcagtactacctgttagaatgggtcaggtcagtactacctgttagaatgggtcaggggcagttctacctgttagaatgggtcaggtcagttctacctgttagaatgggtcaggtcagtactacctgttagaatgggtcaggtcagtactacctgttagaatgggtcaggtcagtactacctgttagaatggcCCAGGGGCAgttctacctgttagaatgggtcaggtcagtactacctgttggaatgggtcaggtcagtactacctgttagaatggcCGAGGGgcagtactacctgttagaatgggtcagggcagtactacctgttagaatgggtcaggtcagtactacctgttagaatgggtcaggtcagttctacctgttagaatgggtcaggtcagtactacctgttagaatgggtcaggtcagttctacctgttagaatgggtcaggtcagttctacctgttagaatgggtcaggtcagtactacctgttagaatgggtcaggtcagtactacctgttagaatgggtcaggtcagttctacctgttagaatgggtcaggtcagttctacctgttagaatgggtcaggtcagtactaactgttagaatgggtcaggtcagtactacctgttagaatgggtcaggtcagtactacctgttagaatcggtcaggtcagtactacctgttagaatggcCTAGGGGCAgttctacctgttagaatgggtcaggtcagtactacctgATAGAATTggtcaggtcagtactacctgttaaaatgggtcaggtcagtactacctgttagaatggcCCAGGGGCAgttctacctgttagaatgggtcaggtcagtactacctgttagaatgggtcaggtcagtactacctgttagaatgggtcaggacagtactacctgttagaatgggtcaggacagtactacctgttagaatgggtcaggtcagtactacctgttagaatgggtcaggtcagtactacctgttagaatgggtcaggtcagttcTACCTattagaatgggtcaggtcagtactacctgttagaatgggtcaggtcagtactacctgttagaatgggtcagatcagtactacctgttagaatgggtcaggtcagtactacctgttagaatgggtcaggtcagttctacctgttagaatgggtcaggtcagtactacttgttagaatgggtcaggtcagtactacctgttagaatgggtcaggtcagtactacctgttagaatgggtcaggtcagtactacctgttagaatgggtaagGTCAgttctacctgttagaatgggtcaggtcagtactacctgttagaatgggtcaggtcagcactacctgttagaatgggtcaggtcagtactacctgttagaatgggtcaggtcagttctacctgttagaatggCCCAGGGGCAgttctacctgttagaatgggtcaggtcagtactacctgttagaatgggtcaggtcagcactacctgttagaatgggtcaggtcagtactacctgttagaatgggtcaggtcagttctacctgttagaatgggtcaggtcagtactacctgttagaatgggtcaggacagtactacctgttagaatgggtcaggacagtactacctgttagaatgggtcaggtcagtactacctgttagaatgggtcaggtcagtactacctgttagaatgggtcaggtcagttcTACCTattagaatgggtcaggtcagtactacctgttagaatgggtcagatcagtactacctgttagaatgggtcaggtcagtactacctgttagaatgggtcaggtcagtactacctgttagaatgggtcaggacagtactacctgttagaatgggtcaggtcagttctacctgttagaatgggtcaggtcagttctacctgttagaatgggtcaggtcagtactacctgttagaatgggtcaggtcagtactacctgttagaatgggtcaggtcagttctacctgttagaatgggtcaggtcagttctacctgttagaatgggtcaggtcagtactaactgttagaatgggtcaggtcagtactacctgttagaatgggtcaggtcagtactacctgttagaatcggtcaggtcagtactacctgttagaatggcCTAGGGGCAgttctacctgttagaatgggtcaggtcagtactacctgATAGAATTggtcaggtcagtactacctgttaaaatgggtcaggtcagtactacctgttagaatggcCCAGGGGCAgttctacctgttagaatgggtcaggtcagtactacctgttagaatgggtcaggtcagcactacctgttagaatgggtcaggtcagtactacctgttagaatgggtcaggtcagttctacctgttagaatgggtcaggtcagtactacctgttagaatgggtcaggacagtactacctgttagaatgggtcaggacagtactacctgttagaatgggtcaggtcagttctacctgttagaatgggtcaggtcagttctacctgttagaatgggtcaggtcagtactacctgttagaatgggtcaggtcagtactacctgttagaatgggtcaggtcagttctacctgttagaatgggtcaggtcagttctacctgttagaatgggtcaggtcagtactaactgttagaatgggtcaggtcagtactacctgttagaatgggtcaggtcagtactacctgttagaatcggtcaggtcagtactacctgttagaatggcCTAGGGGCAgttctacctgttagaatgggtcaggtcagtactacctgATAGAATTggtcaggtcagtactacctgttataatgggtcaggtcagtactacctgttagaatggcCCAGGGGCAgttctacctgttagaatgggtcaggtcagtactacctgttagaatgggtcaggtcagcactacctgttagaatgggtcaggtcagtactacctgttagaatgggtcaggtcagttctacctgttagaatgggtcaggtcagtactacctgttagaatgggtcaggacagtactacctgttagaatgggtcaggacagtactacctgttagaatgggtcaggtcagtactacctgttagaatgggtcaggtcagtactacctgttagaatgggtcaggtcagttcTACCTattagaatgggtcaggtcagtactacctgttagaatgggtcaggtcagtactacctgttagaatgggtcagatcagtactacctgttagaatgggtcaggtcagtactacctgttagaatgggtcaggtcagttctacctgttagaatgggtcaggtcagtactacttgttagaatgggtcaggtcagtactacctgttagaatgggtcaggtcagtactacctgttagaatgggtcatgtcagtactacctgttagaatgggtaagGTCAgttctacctgttagaatgggtcaggtcagtactacctgttagaatgggtcaggtcagcactacctgttagaatgggtcaggtcagtactacctgttagaatgggtcaggtcagttctacctgttagaatgggtcaggtcagtactacctgttagaatgggtcaggacagtactacctgttagaatgggtcaggtcagttctacctgttagaatgggtcaggtcagttctacctgttagaatgggtcaggtcagtactacctgttagaatgggtcaggtcagtactacctgttagaatgggtcaggtcagttctacctgttagaatgggtcaggtcagttctacctgttagaatgggtcaggtcagtactaactgttagaatgggtcaggtcagtactacctgttagaatgggtcaggtcagtactacctgttagaatcggtcaggtcagtactacctgttagaatggcCTAGGGGCAgttctacctgttagaatgggtcaggtcagtactacctgATAGAATTggtcaggtcagtactacctgttaaaatgggtcaggtcagtactacctgttagaatggcCCAGGGCAgttctacctgttagaatgggtcaggtcagtactacctgttagaatgggtcaggtcagcactacctgttagaatgggtcaggtcagtactacctgttagaatgggtcaggtcagttctacctgttagaatgggtcaggtcagtactacctgttagaatgggtcaggacagtactacctgttagaatgggtcaggacagtactacctgttagaatgggtcaggtcagtactacctgttagaatgggtcaggtcagtactacctgttagaatgggtcaggtcagttcTACCTattagaatgggtcaggtcagtactacctgttagaatgggtcaggtcagtactacctgttagaatgggtcagatcagtactacctgttagaatgggtcaggtcagtactacctgttagaatgggtcaggtcagttctacctgttagaatgggtcaggtcagtactacttgttagaatgggtcaggtcagtactacctgttagaatgggtcaggtcagtactacctgttagaatgggtcaggtcagtactacctgttagaatgggtaagGTCAgttctacctgttagaatgggtcaggtcagtactacctgttagaatggcACAGGGGCAgttctacctgttagaatgggtcaggtcagttctacctgttagaatgggtcaggtcagttctacctgttagaatgggtcaggtcagtactaactgttagaatgggtcaggtcagtactacctgttagaatgggtcaggtcagtactacctgttagaatcggtcaggtcagtactacctgttagaatggcCCAGGGGCAgttctacctgttagaatgggtcaggtcagtactacctgttagaatgggtcaggtcagtactacctgttagaatgggtcaggtcagtactacctgttagaatgggtcaggtcagttctacctgttagaatgggtcaggtcagtactacctgttagaatgggtcaggtcagtactacctgttagaatgggtcaggtcagtactacctgttagaatgggtcaggtcagtactacctgttagaatgggtcaggtcagtactacctgttagaatgggtcaggtcagtactacctgttagaatgggtcaggtcagttctacctgttagaatgggtcaggtcagtactacctgttagaatgggtcaggtcagtactacctgttagaatgggtcaggtcagtactacctgttagaatgggtcaggtcagttctacctgttagaatgggtcaggacagtactacctgttagaatgggtcaggtcagtactacctgttagaatgggtcaggtcagttctacctgttagaatgggtcaggacagtactacctgttagaatgggtcaggtcagttctacctgttagaatgggtcaggtcagtactacctgttagaatgggtcaggtcagtactacctgttagaatgggtcaggacagtactacctgttagaatggcCCAGGGGCAGTTCTACCTGTTACGCAGCTCCTCTTTCTTCTTGGACGGCTGTACGTACTCCATATGGTCTATTGCCACGAGACCAACAAACAGCACCGGGACACAGACTGAGAGGAGTAGGGTCAGGGCCTTACGGGCCAGAGCATCCAGAGACTTCCTGTCAGCCTTATAGTTCTGGTACACAAAGTACACCTGGAAAAATAGCCAAAAAGTaaatcaataaaatgtattttatatagcccttttcatatcagcagttgtcacaaagtgctttacaaacaaattcttattttcaatgagggcctaggaacaatgggttaactgcctgttcaggggcagaacaacagagttgtactttgtcagctcggggatttgaacttgcaaccttttggttattagtacaatgctctaaccactaggctaccctgccaccccagatACATAGTATCACGCCTActtctgctccctccctcctgcgCTCAATGTGGTCTGTCtcctaaccaccggtcctggcaacccacattgtgcacacctggcaaccatcattgcgCACACTTGCTCCCCAtcgttacacacacctggactccatcaccaccctgactactctcccttcatatagccctcagtaGCTTCTGTCATCACGCAATATTGGTTTTGGTTACGTTCAGTACGCTGCTTCTGTTTTTGTAGTTTCttcatgtttattattatttaactcAACTTCTGCTTCCTGATTCGCTGTGTATACGTTACAGAAAACTGCCTCTCAAAAACAAAGAAGCAGCAGAAGTTAAGGATATCTCCCATATAGTCGACGAACAGGAACACCTACTGCGTCAACACTATGATCAGCTGGGTTCGGGTAATGGATGAGGTCCTTCACATTCTCCACCACCTCGACAACACCTGAGAAGATTGATCTCCAACTAGTGGAGGACCATGATTCGTCCCAGAGAGCCAGTCCACCAGCCCATCCAGCGGTCCGCCCAGGTCAACGATGCCCTGTTGTCCCTCCCGGACAAATATGATGGGACTCCATCGAAATGCCGTGGCTTCCTACTCCAGTGCTCTCTTTATTTCACCCACCAGACAGGAGCCCCCACCACCGAGATGTCCAAGGTTGCCATGGTAATTTCCCTGCTGACCAGACGGGCTTTGGAGTGGGCTACGGTTCCTATTGTGGTCAGGAGGGGCACCAGCTTCAGCAGTGTCTGGTTCGTTCCAACCCGGGGTCCAAAGGGACCCGCAATCATCCATCTCCCAGGGTAGGCATGAGTATTCCATCATTATTGCTTTCTGCAAAACGCTTCCTGGTTTCCATTTCACTGGCTGGCTGTCCCTCATGTGTTGTCCCTAAAGCTCTAGTGGACTCTGGTGCCACAGGTAATTTCATCACATCGCAGCACCATTCAACATCACCGTGGGACCCCTGCACCAAGAAAGCCTTCCCTCATCACTGAGGCACCTGTACATAGTCATCCTCTGCCTCCTGTGGCTCCAACGTCACGGCCCCATActtaatacttattttccaccataatttgcaaataaattcattaaaaatcctacaatgtgattttctggattttttaaaataattttgtctgtcatagttgaagtgtacctatgataaaaattacaggcctctctcatcgttttaagtgggagaacttgcacaattggtggctgactaaatacgtttttgcctcactgtatatatagtttaaactgacagattttatTGGGGATGTTTCTATTATGCTATTTAGTTTTATGCGGCAGCGCGGACATCGAccttcatttttttaaatataatagaACAACATTAAAGAAaggattgttttatttatttaacctttattgaagtaggcaagtcagttaagaacaaattcttatttacaatgacggcctaccccgaccaaaccctaacccggacgatgctgcgccaattgtgcgccgccctatgggactcccaagcaCGGCCAGTTGTGAAACAGCTTgcaatcgaaccagggtctgtagtgacgcctctagcactgagatgctgcaccactcgggagcccaattaAACAAAAAAGGAAACAACAAAatgacaacaaaacaaaaaatgccTTGTAAATACCTTGATCTCCAGGACAAAGATATAGAGGAACCAGAGTATCATGGCACAGCCTCGCTTGGCTGTCCGTACCTCGGCCCCGACCCAAACCGCCACGTACCGCAACACGATGAGGAAGCAGAGGTCCCCTACCATCACCATGATACAGATACCTGTTCCCCAGAAAAATCtattgttaataataataatagtacaaGTTGGTTTAGAATTGTGTTTTTGTCTCATTCTCCTGCACTATGGTTGTTAGAATTGTGTTTTTgtctcattctcattctcctgCACTATGGTTGTTAGAATTGTGTTTTTGTCATTCTCATGCTCCTGAATTGTGTTAATAATTCATTATTATGTCCTATGAATTTTATGCTTCATTTGTAAACACGGCACCCTTGTAAAAGAGAAATCGGACTCAATGGAACTTCCCTGACTGAATATAggtttcataataataataataatacctatCTTCTTGGGCCCGTGGTTCTGTTCCACCAGATAGGCATCAATCAGGGCCATACTGCTCATGATCAGCAGGGTGGACAGGCAGATATGGGGCTGGTTGGTGGGAGGAGGGGGCACCATCATGACTGGGGCAGGAGGAGGTCTGTTAGGGAGAGTGTAGGGTGGTCCTCTGCTAAATAAAGGCAGGTTAGACTGTTACAGTAGACGGtaatgcctagttaaataaataaaacaaatgttccACTCCATGGCTGGGGTTTtcacagggggagggaggaggggttaggagaagatttgtggaggagggagggattaGGAGAtttgtggaggaggaggagggagggggtaggaggagatttgtggaggagggagggattaGGAGAtttgtggaggaggaggagggaggtggaaggagggggtaggaggagatttgtggaggagggagggaggtagggaggagggagggattaGGAGAtttgtggaggaggaggagggagggggtaggaGGAGATTTGTGGAGTAGGGAGGGATTAGGAGAtttgtggaggaggaggagggaggtggaaggAGGGGGTAGGAGGAGATTTGTGGCTGTTACTGTTAGAGAGTGTTACTCCCTTCCCTGTTTTAGCTGTTACTGTTAGAGAGTGTTACTCCCTCCCATGTGATTGATGTTACTGTTAGAGAGTGTTACTCCCTCCCCTGTGTTGGCTGTTACTGTTAGAGTGTGGTGCTCCCCCTCTCTTGGTCAACAGCCAGGTTACTAATAGGATTTCCACAGATCAATCAATCCTGGGCGAGAGGCTGAAGCAGAGACATCTCTGAGCCAGAGACacctacagacagacatgcagtgACCCAGAGTTAGTAAATTGTGTTGCTTGGCAAGAGGTCTGTAAACAAACAACATGCCTCACCACCGGCGATGTGATCAATCTGAGTTACTGTATTCTAATATCCTATAATATCCTCTACAGTTTCCCCCTTTTAATTATAATACCAAAGGTTTATTTTAATTAACATTGCAAATGTGCTGCAATATTTTTTGAGTTGGGTTTTCCTATCGGTGCACTGagtggctggagagagagagagcaagagagagcgaaatagagagagagcgaaatagagagagacagagagagagcaaaatagagagagaccgagagagagcaaAATAGAGAGCgaagtagcgagagagagagcaaaatagagacagagagagcaaaatagagagacagagagagagagagagagagaggcaggctacTTGTCTACTtacttgtgtctgtctgtctcgtgcTCATTTGTGCTGATAGCTTCCATCCATTGAGCTGTTCAGAGCCCAGTGGTGGTGAGGTTGTAGGTTCAGAGTCCTCCGAGCCCAGTGTTGAGGTCCAGAGAAGTGGTTAGGAGTCCAGTGGTTATAGGTTCAGAGTCTTGTGTTGGGGTCCAGAGAAGAGGTTAGGAGCCCAGTGGTTATAGGTTCAGAGTCCTCAGAGTCCAGTGGTTATAGGTTGAGAGCCCTTAGAGCCCAGTGGTTATAGGTTCAGAGCCCTTAGAGCCCAGCTATAATCCATCAGAAACCCGAGAGCTGCTTCTCGCTCATGTTAATAATCCAACAGTCGTGGATATGTCTTTAAGCTGGTGAGAAATACCAAAATATCCTAGTGATGATCCACATAGCAGTCAGACTGAATCAGAGATGTTGTCTTAATGGTCAAAGACCCTTTCAGTTTATACAGACGCCATATTATCCTTGTTTGAAGCTCCACTCACGACCACATCAAAAGAAAAGCTATTCCTGGTGAAAAACAAGTCCCAACGGATTGTTGTCATCCTCAAAAAAATatagttgtctgtctgtctgtctgtctgtctgtctgtctgtctgtctgtctgtctgtctgtctgtctgtctgtctgtctgtctgtctgtctgtctgtctgtctgtctgtctgtctgtctgtctgtctgtctgtctgtctgtctgtctgtctgtctgtctgtctgtctgtctgtctgtctgtctgtctgtctgtctgtctgtctg encodes the following:
- the LOC110499518 gene encoding transmembrane protein 121 is translated as MMVPPPPTNQPHICLSTLLIMSSMALIDAYLVEQNHGPKKIGICIMVMVGDLCFLIVLRYVAVWVGAEVRTAKRGCAMILWFLYIFVLEIKVYFVYQNYKADRKSLDALARKALTLLLSVCVPVLFVGLVAIDHMEYVQPSKKKEELRNRLFWVVVDLLDILDIQANLWEPLKKGLPLWAEGLMFFYCYILLLVLPCVSLSEISMQGINIVPHKMMLYPILSLVTINILTLLIRGCNMLLYRDARVSGILIGKNVLAIILKTCSFVQYRKQIPNTPPAFGLERQRNSVPHHHGNQGLGRPVSIVMTAHPQVVLPDQTALPLPLPEVTTTCQHT